GAGGAGCAGCGGCACGTAGAGGAAGAGGCCCATCCGAAACGCGGTGGTCAGCTCGGAGACCATGAACGCGGGGATGGCGACGGAGAGGGGGATCTCCTCGCCGCGGGCGGGGCGGGCGGTGCTCGAGAGGTCGTAGAAGAGCCGGAGGTCGTTCTCGCGGGTCTGTCGCAGGAGGAACTCGCGCACGGGCGCGGAGGCGCGCTCGAAGGCGTCGGGGCCCTCCATGCGATCCTCGAGGTAGGGGCCGAGGGCCTCCGAGTAGACGCGCTCGGCGGTGGGCGCCATCACGAAGAAGGAGATCGCGAGGGCGAGGCCGATGAGCACCGGGTTGGGCGGGAGCTGCGGCGTGCCCATCGCCTGGCGGAGGAAGGAGAGCACGATCACGATCCGCGTGAACGACGTGATCGAGACGAGCACCGCCGTGGCGAACGAGAGCGCTGTGAGCAGGAGGAAGAGCTTCACGGGCGCAGAGCCGCTCCCGCCCACGATGAGCTGGAGACCCGGCTCGGCCGCCGTGGCGGCGAGGAGGCTCATCCGACTCTCCCCGGCAGTCCGTTAGCCAGGCGATGGCGCAGCTCCTGATCGGAGGCGCTCTCGTCGAGGAGCTCGTCGAAGTCGACACTTCCCCTGCGCGACTTCGTCGGGATCGGTGGCTCGGGCGGCGCGGGCCTCGTGGCGAGCAGAGCGATGCCGGCCTCGCTGCAGCCCAGCACCAGCTGGTCGTCGCCCACCTGCGCGATCACCAGGCTGCGTTTGGGGCCGATCGAGATCGACTCGACGATCCGCAGCGAGCCCGGGAGCCGCTTCTTGCGGAGAGTGAGAAGGATCGCGACTCCAGCGAGGGCGAGGAGGGCGCCGCCAGGGAGGAGGAGGCCCTGCAGCGATCCCGAGGAGGGCAGGGTCTCGGCCGCGTCGCCGATCACCGCGTCCGGTACGAGCCCCGCGAGCAGCGCCGCGATCGGGAAGATCGGATCCGGCATGGCTACCTGAGGCGCGCGAGGCGCTCGGATGGGCTGACGATGTCGGTGATGCGGGCGCCGAACTTCTCGTTCACCACCACCGCCTCGCCGCGGGCGAGCAGGCGTCCGTTCACGAGGATGTCGAGGGGCTCGCCCGCGACCTTGTCGAGCTCGACGACCGAGCCGGGCCCGAGGCCGAGGAGCTCCTGGATCGTCATGCGCGACCGGCCGAGCTCCACCGTGATCTCGAGGGGGACGTCGAGAAGGAGCTCGAGGCGACGCGAGGGCGTCTCGTGCTCGAGGAGATCGGAATCGTTCACGTTGCCTCCGGGCGTGGCGCGGGTCGGAACGCCCGCTCCAGCTTCACGGCCATGCCGCCGTGGACGACCATGGGGTGACCGCTCAGCTTCTCGCGGCCTTCTACGAACAGCGGGAGCGCCGAGCTCTCCTCGGTGCCCAAAAGGAGCACGTCGCCTTCCCCGAGCTCGAGGAGCCGCGCGAGCGTGAGCGAGGTGCGGCCGAGGACGGCGCAGACCTCGACCACGGTGGCCTCGACCTCGAGGGCGAGGGCCTCCCTCGTGCGGGGATCGCGGGTGGCCTGCGAGCGGACCTCGTTGCCGAGGACCTTCTTGGCGGGCTGGATCGCGGTGTACGGGATCGCGAGCTGGATCCGGCCGCCGATCGGGCCGCTGATGGCGAAGGAGGTGAGCACGGCGACGTCGCCGCCTGGCGCGATGGAGATCGCGAGGCGCGGATCGGCCTCGAGCCTCGCCACCTCCGGCTGCATCGGCAGGTAGGGCGCCCACGCGTGTCCCATGGCGTCGGTGAGCAGACCGAGGAGCTTGCGGAGGACCTGCTTGCCGACTGGTGTCAGCTCCTGTCGATCTGTCGCGGCCTCGCTCGGGGCCTTGTCGCCGAGGGCGGCGGCCACCAGGGACTCCGCGAGGCCCGGATCGAGGATGGCGATCGCCTCCGTTCCGCGGCCGAGGGAGATGACGCAGACGGTGGCGGGCGGCGCCAGGAGCATCTCCAGATCCGCGAGAGGCACCAGGGTCCCCGGCGTCGGCGCAACGCGGAGCGGCAGGCGTGTGCGCCCGGACAGGCCCGTGGAGAGACGCGCGGCGATCTGCTCGTGGATGGAGTCGAGGGCGGGCATGCGGCCGCGCAGCACCCGATCCCGGCTGGTCAGGTCGTAGGGGATCGCCTGGCCGCGAGCGTCGGCCGGAGCGTTGCTCTCCTGGACGCGACCCTCGCGGATCGCGCCCATTAGCGCGTCGAGCTCCTCGGGGTTGAGGTCGGCGCCTTTCACTGGACCATGAACTCCGTGAGGAAGATCGCGCGGACCGACGACTTGGGCATCACCTCGCCGAGGAGCTGGAGCAGCGAGCGGCGGAGGGTGTTCATCCCTTCCGTTCCGCGAAGCTCCTCGAGGGTGCGATCGCTCAGGTAGCCGATGAACGAGTCCCGGATCCGCGGCATGTTCGTGGTGACGAGCTCGCGGTCGGTCTCCTTGCCCAGCTCGATCTCCACCGTGAGGCGCAGGTATCGGTCGACCTCCGGATTGCGCAGGTGGATCACGAAGTCCGGCAGCCTCACGATCGGCCCGGGCGTCCCGGGCGCGGGCTGCCCTTCGGCGGCGGCCTCGGGCGGCGGCTCCGGCTTCGCCTCGGGGGCGGAACCGCTCGGGCGGAGCAGGAGCATCGCCAGGACACCCGCGACCAGCAGGCTGTTGAGGGCGAGGAGTGCGGGGACGAGCTTTCCCGATCCCTCGTTGCGCTTCGGTTCGTTCGATTCGGCAGCCATTGCCGGGCGAAATAGCAAGCGACGTGCCCGCCCGAGGAGGGCTCGGCCCGTCAATCGGCTGACGTCACGGACACGGGCTGCCCTCCGAGGGATCGCCCGCCGACAGCTCCATCACGATGTCCACGCGACGGGCGGCCTCTTCGTCGCTCCAGGCCGTGTGGCCGGGCAACGGCCGACCCGCGGCGAAGCCGGCCGCAGAGAGCCTGCCCGGCGCGACGTGGTGCGCCTGCTCGAGAAAGCTCACGACCGACGCCGCTCTCGCGGCGGAGAGGTCCCAGTTGTTGCGGAACCGGGCCGAGCGGATCGGGCGCTCGTCGGTGTGGCCCTCGACCCGGATCGGGATGCAGAGCGGCACGATCTCCTCCGCGATCGCGTCGAGGATCGGGATCGCCTCGGGCTGGAGGGCGGCCTCGGCCGAGGCGAAGAACCGCGAGGCCGACATGCGGATGATCAGCCGCTCGCCCTCGGCCTCCACCGTCACGGCGCTGGCGTGCTGGTCCCGGAGCAGGGCCCGCAGCCGCGTCTCCAGCTTTCGGCGCGTGCGCTCGGCCCGCTCCTTCTCCCGGTCGACCGGGCGCATCGGGCTCCCCGACTCCTGGCCGATTCCGTCGCTGCCGCCGGTCGGCGGCCCCTGGAAGAGCGGGAGCTTCTCGACGCCGCCCGTGCCCTCGAAGTGCAACGCGAAGCGGATCGCGCTCGACACCTGGATCAGCCGCTCGTTGTCCACGCGGCTGACGGCGTACATCACCACGAAGAAGGCGAAGAGCAGGGTGATGAAGTCCGCGTACGAGACGAGCCATCGCTCGTGGTTCTCGTGCTCCTCCTCGTGGTGCTTCTTCTTCCTTCGCGACATCGTCAGGCCGCCTGCTTCGCTTCTGCGCCGAGGCCGCCGGCGTAGGAGCGCAGCTTCTCCTCGAGCACCCGCGGGTTCAGCCCCTCCTGGATGCCGAGGATCCCCTCGGTGATGAGCAGCTTCCGCTCCTTCTCGAGGGAGACCTTCCGCTTCAGCTTGTTCGCGATGGGGAGGAAGAGGATGTTCGCCGCGCCCACGCCGTAGACCGTCGCCACGAAGGCCACCGCGATGCCGCCGCCGAGCTTCGATGGATCGGAGAGGTTCTCCATCACGTGGATGAGGCCGAGCACGGCGCCGAGGATTCCGACGGTCGGCGCGAAGCCTCCCGCGGACTCGTAGACCTTGGCGCCGATCACCTGCTCCGCGTAGACGGAGTCGATCTCCGCCTCCAGGGACTCGCGGGCCACCGAGGGATCGACTCCGTCCACCACGTATTGGACGGCCTTGCGGAGGAAGGGATCCTCCAGGCTCGCCACCCGCGACTCCAGGGCGAGCACGCCCTCTCGCCTCGCGACCGCGGCGAGCTCCCCGATCTGGGCCACCAGGGCCGCCAGGTCGGAGCGGGTCTCGACGAAGGCCATGCGGAGCATCTTCACGCCGCGCATGAAGTCGCGGGTCGGGAAGGCCACCATCACCGCGCCCAGCGTTCCGCCGAAGACGATGATCGCCGCGGTGAGCTGCATGATCGACGAGGGGTGTCCGCCCTCGAGGATCTGTCCGAGCAGGATGAAGCCGATCGCGACGACGAGCCCGAGGATGCTGGTGATGTCCATCTTCTTCTAATTCCTTTTGACCGGCGCCTCGTAGAGGGCTCGGCGATAGGCGATCACGCCTTGCACCACCTCGTCGGTCGATTCCTGCACGAGGATCCGTGCGCCGTTCACCAGGGTGACGATGGTATCCGGCGTGGCCTCGACGGTGGCGATGAGCTCGGCGTTGACGACGATCGCGCGTCCGTCCAGCCGCGTGACGTGGATCATGTGTGGCTCCAGGGCCCTTCACGGATCGTGAGGGGCGCCCTCCGCTCGATCAGCGCTTGAGCTGGATCAGATCGGAGAGGAGCTGATCGGCGGTGGTGACGGTCTTCGAGTTCGCCTGGAAGCCGCGCTGCGCCTCGATCATCCGGATGAACTCCGTGGCGATGTCGACGTTGGACTGCTCCAGCGCGCCCGCGACGATCGCCGCCCTCCCGCCGGAGGAGGCGGTGCCGATGGTCGGCTCGCCTGCGCTGGGCGCCGGGCCGAGGAGGTTGCCGCCCAGCCGCTCGAGCTGGTCGGGGGCCGCGAAGCTCGCCACCGCGAGCTGGCCGAGCACTTTGCTGTGACCGTTGGTGAAGGCGCCGACCACCCGGCCCTCTTGGTCGATCGTGATGCCGGCGAGATCGCCTGCGGCCCAGCCGTCCTGGTTGAGGAAGGAGACCGCCGACGGGTTCGCGAACTGCGTCATGCCGGTGACGTCGAGGGCGAGGGCCTGGGGCGAGGTCGCGCCTTTGGGCAGGAAGTTGCTCGTCTGGTTGTCGGAGACGAGCTTGCCGTCGGTGTCGAAGGTCAGATCGCCGGCGGCGATCTCGGTGAGCGTGCCGGCGGCGCCGCCCTGCAGGCCGCCTCCGTCCGTCATGGCGTGCCACTCCCAGCTCCCGTCGGCCGTCTTCCGGTAGAAGACCTCCACCGAGTGCGCCGCGCCGAGGGAGTCGAAGATCGTGACGCTGCTCGAGAAGTTCGACGTGTCCCGCGGGTTCGCCGGATCCCAGGGCGGGAGGATCGCCGCGTCCGCCTGGAGGTTCGCCTTGATCGTGACCGAGCCGGTGGCCTTCGGCGGCGACGCCGCGCCGGCGAGGGCGAGGTCTCCGAGCTTGCCCGAGACGGTCCCGACGGCGTCCGCCTGCCAGCCCTGCACCCGGAGACCGTCGAGGTTCACGAGGTAGCCGTCGGAGTCGACGGTGAACTGGCCGGCCCGCGTGTAGTAGGAGCCGTCGCGGCCCGCGTGGTTGCCGCGCACCACGAAGTAGCCGCTCCCCTGGAGCGCCAAATCGGTGGCGAGGCCGGTTTGGATCAGCGCGCCCTGGGTGATGATCCGCTGGATCGCCTGGATGTTGACGCCGAGGCCGCGGCCGCCGGCGCCCATCAGGCTCTGGGCGAGCGCCTCTTCGAAGGCGACCCGGCTCCCCTTGAAGCCGATGGTGTTCGCGTTGGCGATGTTGTCGCCCACTACGGAGAGATCGAGGCTGCTGGAAGCAAGCCCGCTGGCGCCCGTATGGAGAGAGGAGGTGAGGCTCAAGGCTGATTCCTTTCCCGCGCGCTCGCGCGGCCTTCGATCACGAGTGAATCTCGACCACGTCCGACAGCTTGATCCGCCTGCCGGCGACGATCAGCTCGGGGTAACCGTTTGCAAAGGACACGCCGGACGCGATCGCGCGCCCGCGCTGCTCGACAGAGACGCTCTTTCCCTTCTCGTCTGCGGCGGCGATCCGGACCTTGTAGTCGCCGGCGGGCAGCGGCACGCCGCTGTCGTCGAGGCCGTCCCAGCCGTAGGTGAACGAGCCCTTCTCCGCGGCGCCGAGCCGGATGGTGCGCACGGTCTTTCCCGTGGAGTCGGTCACGGTCACCGTCACGGTGGAGGCCGGCGCGGAGAGCTCCGCCATCACGTTGGCGCCCGAGACGCCGTCCAGGTGGACCGAGTCCGTGCGGTAGACGAGCTCGCGGCCCACGAGCGACGCGGTCGCGGTCTGGTTGCTCGAGGTCTGCGCGATCAGCAGGGAGTCCAGCCTGCTGCCGATCCCCTGGAGCTGCTCGAGGTTCGCGAACTGCGCGAGCTGCGCCACGAAGGCCTGGCTGTCCATGGGGCTCGTCGGGTCCTGGTTCCCGAGCTGGGCCATGAGCAGCTTGACGAAATCGTCCTTGCCGAGGGAGCTGTCGGCGCGGTCGGCCGAGGCGGCGGCCGGCTGCGAGATCGGGATGCCAGAGGCGTACATGGAGTTCTCCTAGGCTTTCACGTGGACGGAAGTCGGAAGGTCCGGAAGGCTCGAGGGCTCTCGCCGCTCGCCTATGCGCTTCACGTCGCGGGGATCCTTCTCGTCGGCGCGCGTGCGGCGGCGCTCCGGGACGGGCGCGGCGTGGACGCGGCCCTCGGCGGCGGCGTTGACGGCCAGGAGGCCGAGGCGCAGGCCGGCGCCTGCGAGGGCGACGCGGAGCTCCGCCTCGTTCGCGGCCATCGCCGGCGCGACGGCGCCGTTGGCGCGTACCTCGAGCGTGCCGTCCTGGATGCGGAGGTCCACGGCGAGGTCGCCGCCGCGGGAATCGCGAACGAAGATCCTGGCGCCGCCCGGATCGAGGGAGAGCCCCAGCCCTTCGGTCGGGAGGAGGAGGCTCGGATCGTCGATGGATGGCGTGGTGGCTGCGCGCTCTGCGGCCTTGGGCTCGGGGACGGCCGTCGCGGCGGCCGGCTCGCGCAGGTGGGGCGTCACGGGTAGGTCGTGCGACGGGCGGGTGGCGTGTTTCGCCTCGTCGCGCACCTGCTCGAGCGCTCGCGGGCCTCTTCCGCTGTGGAGCTCGGCTGGCTCCGCAGGGCTCCACGAGGAGGCGGGCTCGGCCTCGAGCCGGGCGGCGACTTCCTGCGCCGACCGGGCAGTCGACTGCACGTCAACGCGTGGCGCGCCTGAGACGCGCTCGAGCGCCTGCTCGGAGCGGTGCTGCGGATCGTGATCGGCCGAGGAGTCGAGTGTGGGCCGCAGTGTCGCCTCGGGGCGGATCGCGTCGAAACCCGATCGGGCCTGGGGCGTGGCGACCTCCGTCACGTCCGTGCGGTTCCCGGTCGCGAGATCGACCTTCGAGCCGAGGCTCTCACCGACGTTCTCGCTCACGTCCGCGTCAGGCTTCGTCATGAACCCCGGGGGCTCCAGAGCAAGGTGCGAAGCGGATTCGCCGATGTGCGCTTCGACCTTCGGCTCGACGCGCGCTTCGGCCTGCCCGTCAGAATGCGAACCCGCGAGTGCGCCGGAGTGCATGGGCGGGCGTGTGCCCGTGTGCGCCCCGGAGTGCGTGCCAGGGCGCGTGCCCGTGAGCTCGTCGGCGGCCCGATCGGCGCCCGGGAGGGTGCCGCCCTCCGGGTTCGCGTGCGAGGCCTTCGCAACCTCCAGGCCCCTGGGCTCGGACTTCGCCTCGCTCTCCGTAAGCCGGACCGAGCTCGAAGCGCCCGCGCGTTCCGCTCGGGGAAGCGCCCGCATCGCGGGAGCGCTCTCGCCCTTCGCCAGGTGATTGGCGTGCTCGGCTCGGATCCCTTCGCCGCTCGCGTGGGTCTCCTGCCCGCGGGTCGGTCTCCCGGGAATCAGGCCCGCGGTCCCTTCGCGGTGGTTCGAGGCGACGTTCCGCTCCTCGCTGGCGGCGCGAGGTGCGCCGACTCCGGCCTCTCGCCGAACGACCACGTGCGCCCCGGCCGATCCGCCTGCCTTCTCCGCGACGCCGGTCTCTCGCCGAACGGCCTCGTGCGAAAAAACCGCCGATCCGCCTGACTTCTCGACGACGCCGGCCGCCGGCTGGACGCCCCCGCCCAGCGCGAGGGCGAGGGCGGTGCCGAAGGCGGGCTCGTCCTCGGCTCGATGTCCGTTCCGGGTGCCGCCGGCTCGCCGCGACGGAGGAGAAGCGGGGGCGATCGCACCCGGGATCGGGAGGTTCTTCATCTCGGCTGGTCCTGAAGCGGAAGGCGGGCCATCTCTTCGACGAGGCGGCCGGCCTTCTCCGGAGGGAGGCGTGCGAGGATCGGCCCGGAGTCGGCGGGCCGCATCGACGCAAGGAGACGGGCGGCGAGGGGGCGCTCCACCCGCCCCACCAACGCCGCCGCCTGCTGGGGCTTCATGCCCCGAAGCGATTTCGCGAGGTGGGCGAGGCGATCGGCGTCGACGTCGGCGCCCGCCGTCGCAGAGGCGTCGTCCGTCTTCTGCGGGAGCTCGCCCGTGTCTGCAGCCGGAGGCGCCTCGCCGGCCTGGGCCGCGCCGCCGGGATCGGCCGCCGCTGGAGCAGCGTCCTTGGCCTTCTCGAGCGCCCGCTCGAGTCGGGTGGTCTCGCTCTGCAGCGCCTTGCGCGCGCCGTCGATCTCTGCCGCCAGCGCTTCGAGGCTCTTCCGTTCGTCCGCGAGGCGCTCCGCCTCCGCCTGTCGCTCCCGCCTTCCGCGCGCGAGCTCGTCGCGGAGCGCGTCGGCGGAGAGCGACGGAGGGATGGTCCGGCTCGAGGCGGCAGGCGCCGATGCAGCAGCCACCTGCGCGTCCGGCACCGATGCCACGTCCGGCGCCGAGGCGCGGGCGAAGGAGGTGAACGCCGCCGTCAGGCCGACCGCCACGGCGAGGCCGCCGATGATCTCCCTACGCATGTCGAGGCTCTCCTGGGGTCGAGAGGAGGCCGGCGAGCTTCGTCAGGCTCTCGCCGAGGCCGGTGCGCTCGTCGGGCGCCTGGCGGAGGAATCCCTCCAGCGCCGGCATCACCCGGATCGCCCGATCCACCTTCGGATTCGTCCCCTGTGCGTAGACGCCGACCTCGATCAGATCCGCTGCCTCGCGGTGGGCGGAGAGGAGCTGCCGCGCCGCGGTGGCGAGCTCGAGGTGGCGAGGGCTCGCGACCTCCGTCATCACGCGGCTCACGCTGGCGAGCAGGTCGATCGCGGGGAAGTGGCCCGCGCCCGCGAGCTTCCGCGAGAGCACCACGTGCCCGTCCAGGATCGATTTCGCGGTGTCCACCACGGGATCGGTGAGATCGTCGCCCTCCGCGAGGACGGTGTAGATCGCCGTGATGCTGCCCTCGCCCGCGTCGTTGCCGGCGCGCTCGAGGAGCCTCGGCATCATCGCGAAGACCGACGGCGGGTAGCCCTTGGACGTCGGCGGCTCGCCGGCGGCGAGGCCGACCTCCCGCTGCGCCATCGCCACGCGGGTGAGCGAATCCATCAGCAGCAGCACCCGCTTGCCCCGGGCGCGGAAGTGCTCCGCCACCGCGGTGGCGGCCATCGCCGCGCGGATCCGGATCAGCGGCGGCTCGTCGCTCGTGGCCACCACCACCACCGACCGCGCCCGGCCCTCGGGGCCCAGGTCGCGCTCGACGAACTCCCGGACCTCGCGGCCGCGCTCGCCCACCAGGCCGACGACCACGACGTCGACCTCCGCGCTCCGCGAGAGCATGCCGAGGAGCACGCTCTTGCCCACGCCGGCGCCGGCGAGAATTCCCAGGCGCTGGCCCTCGCCCAGGGTGAGGAAGGTGTCGAGGGCGCGGATCCCGAGGGGGAGCGGAGCCGAGATCCTCCGACGCGACATCGCGGGAGGCGGCGCGGCCTGGAGTGGCACGCGGCTCGTGAGCAGGGGCGCCGGGCCTCCGTCCAGGGGCCGCATCGACGGATCCACCACCCGCCCCAGGAGCGCCGGACCCACCGGCAGATCGGACGAGTCGCGGCGCGGGATCACCGCGGATCCCTCGCCGATGCCGGCGGCCTCGGCGAAGGGCATCAGGAGCGCCGTGCTCCCGTCGAAGCCCACCACCTCCGCAGGCACGACCTTGCCTCCGGCGGCGAGGATGTCGCATTGGGCGCCCATCGTCGCGCCCGGCAGCGCCGCCTCGAGGACCAGCCCCGCCGCGCGCACGATCCGCCCCTGCACCACGAGCGGCTCGGTCTCGGCAAGGGCCTCGCGCAGGCGCGCCGGGTCGAAGAGGCTCATCGAGTCCTGCCCTCGGCGAGCGCCCTGCCGACGGAGCGCTCGAGCTGCGCGAAGCGCGTGTCGAGCCTGCCGTCCACGCTGGCGAAGTCGGCGTCGACCATGCAGTCGCCGCGGGAGAGGGAGGGGTCCGCCGCCAGCTTCAGCTTCGCCGCGAGGAGGACGTCGATCCGCTCGGCGCCGCCGCTCTGCTCGATCAGCTCCTTGTCGGCCGGGTGGAGGCGCAGGGTGAGGGTGCGCGACTCGCCGGCGCGCCGCACCGCGGATCGCACGAGGGCGAAGAGGGGCTCCGCGCTGGCGGAGAGCTCCGTCTCGAGGATGCGCCTCGCGACCTGGAAGCCGATCTCGAGGGCGTCGGCGCGGGCCTGCTCCGCGAGGCGCTCCGACTCCGAACGCAGGCGCTCCACCGACGCCACGACCCGCGAGATCAGGCCGGCGTCGATGGGCGGCTCGTAGCTCGGCGCGGGGGGAGCGGCCGGCCGCGGAGGGCCCGGCGTGCGCGCGATCGAGGGCAGCGGCACGTTCTTCTCTGCGACGTGTGCCGCATCCGGGACGTCGAGTTCCTCCAGTGCCGGCAGGTCCATCGGCGAGGGCGCTTCCTCCGCGACCGTCGCGCTCTCGTCGTGGCGGGAGAACGCCCGCACCCAGGGCCCCGGGCTCTCGGGGACGGACGCGAGGAAGCGTGGACGTCGGATCGCGGCGGGATCCGGCGGCTGCTGCACGTGGCTCGATCGGGGAAACGGCACGGGGCGCTCCTTCAGACCATCGCGTCGCTGGCGGAGACGATGGTGATGCGGCCCTGGTCGGCGAGGTCGCGGGTGAGCTGGACGATCTCGGCCTGAGCCTCCTCCACGACCGAGAGCCGCACCGGGCCCTTGGCCTCCAGGTCGTCCGCGAGCATCTGTCCCGCGCGGGCCGACAGGTTCCGGACGAACTTCTCGACGAGGGCCCGGGTCGCGCCCTTGAGGGCCACCGCCAGCCGTCCGATGTCGACGTCCTTGAGCAGCGTCTGGATGTCGCGATCCCCGAGGCTGCTCAGGTCCTCGAAGGTAAAGAGCTTGCCGCGCAGCTCCGCCGCGAGCGAGGCATCGATCCGCTCGATCTCGGCCACGAGCTCCGACTGCCGTGCCCCGGGCGTCCGCCTCAGGATCTCGAGGGCGGCGTGCTTGCCGTCGACGCGCCTCATGCCGCCGGACGCCGCCGCGGAGAGCTCGGCGGTCAGCGCCCGCGCCACCTCGGCCAGCACCTCGGGGGAGACCGAGTCGACCGTCGCCATCCGGCGGATCACCTGGGACCGCATCTCGTCGGGGAGATGGTCCATGGTGTCCGCCGCCTTCTCGGGCGGGAGGGA
The Vulgatibacter incomptus DNA segment above includes these coding regions:
- a CDS encoding flagellar basal body-associated FliL family protein, producing the protein MAAESNEPKRNEGSGKLVPALLALNSLLVAGVLAMLLLRPSGSAPEAKPEPPPEAAAEGQPAPGTPGPIVRLPDFVIHLRNPEVDRYLRLTVEIELGKETDRELVTTNMPRIRDSFIGYLSDRTLEELRGTEGMNTLRRSLLQLLGEVMPKSSVRAIFLTEFMVQ
- a CDS encoding flagellar hook protein FlgE, with translation MSLTSSLHTGASGLASSSLDLSVVGDNIANANTIGFKGSRVAFEEALAQSLMGAGGRGLGVNIQAIQRIITQGALIQTGLATDLALQGSGYFVVRGNHAGRDGSYYTRAGQFTVDSDGYLVNLDGLRVQGWQADAVGTVSGKLGDLALAGAASPPKATGSVTIKANLQADAAILPPWDPANPRDTSNFSSSVTIFDSLGAAHSVEVFYRKTADGSWEWHAMTDGGGLQGGAAGTLTEIAAGDLTFDTDGKLVSDNQTSNFLPKGATSPQALALDVTGMTQFANPSAVSFLNQDGWAAGDLAGITIDQEGRVVGAFTNGHSKVLGQLAVASFAAPDQLERLGGNLLGPAPSAGEPTIGTASSGGRAAIVAGALEQSNVDIATEFIRMIEAQRGFQANSKTVTTADQLLSDLIQLKR
- a CDS encoding flagellar hook-length control protein FliK → MKNLPIPGAIAPASPPSRRAGGTRNGHRAEDEPAFGTALALALGGGVQPAAGVVEKSGGSAVFSHEAVRRETGVAEKAGGSAGAHVVVRREAGVGAPRAASEERNVASNHREGTAGLIPGRPTRGQETHASGEGIRAEHANHLAKGESAPAMRALPRAERAGASSSVRLTESEAKSEPRGLEVAKASHANPEGGTLPGADRAADELTGTRPGTHSGAHTGTRPPMHSGALAGSHSDGQAEARVEPKVEAHIGESASHLALEPPGFMTKPDADVSENVGESLGSKVDLATGNRTDVTEVATPQARSGFDAIRPEATLRPTLDSSADHDPQHRSEQALERVSGAPRVDVQSTARSAQEVAARLEAEPASSWSPAEPAELHSGRGPRALEQVRDEAKHATRPSHDLPVTPHLREPAAATAVPEPKAAERAATTPSIDDPSLLLPTEGLGLSLDPGGARIFVRDSRGGDLAVDLRIQDGTLEVRANGAVAPAMAANEAELRVALAGAGLRLGLLAVNAAAEGRVHAAPVPERRRTRADEKDPRDVKRIGERREPSSLPDLPTSVHVKA
- a CDS encoding flagellar FlbD family protein; its protein translation is MIHVTRLDGRAIVVNAELIATVEATPDTIVTLVNGARILVQESTDEVVQGVIAYRRALYEAPVKRN
- a CDS encoding flagellar motor switch protein FliM → MKGADLNPEELDALMGAIREGRVQESNAPADARGQAIPYDLTSRDRVLRGRMPALDSIHEQIAARLSTGLSGRTRLPLRVAPTPGTLVPLADLEMLLAPPATVCVISLGRGTEAIAILDPGLAESLVAAALGDKAPSEAATDRQELTPVGKQVLRKLLGLLTDAMGHAWAPYLPMQPEVARLEADPRLAISIAPGGDVAVLTSFAISGPIGGRIQLAIPYTAIQPAKKVLGNEVRSQATRDPRTREALALEVEATVVEVCAVLGRTSLTLARLLELGEGDVLLLGTEESSALPLFVEGREKLSGHPMVVHGGMAVKLERAFRPAPRPEAT
- a CDS encoding OmpA/MotB family protein, whose translation is MSRRKKKHHEEEHENHERWLVSYADFITLLFAFFVVMYAVSRVDNERLIQVSSAIRFALHFEGTGGVEKLPLFQGPPTGGSDGIGQESGSPMRPVDREKERAERTRRKLETRLRALLRDQHASAVTVEAEGERLIIRMSASRFFASAEAALQPEAIPILDAIAEEIVPLCIPIRVEGHTDERPIRSARFRNNWDLSAARAASVVSFLEQAHHVAPGRLSAAGFAAGRPLPGHTAWSDEEAARRVDIVMELSAGDPSEGSPCP
- the fliN gene encoding flagellar motor switch protein FliN, which gives rise to MNDSDLLEHETPSRRLELLLDVPLEITVELGRSRMTIQELLGLGPGSVVELDKVAGEPLDILVNGRLLARGEAVVVNEKFGARITDIVSPSERLARLR
- a CDS encoding FliI/YscN family ATPase, producing the protein MSLFDPARLREALAETEPLVVQGRIVRAAGLVLEAALPGATMGAQCDILAAGGKVVPAEVVGFDGSTALLMPFAEAAGIGEGSAVIPRRDSSDLPVGPALLGRVVDPSMRPLDGGPAPLLTSRVPLQAAPPPAMSRRRISAPLPLGIRALDTFLTLGEGQRLGILAGAGVGKSVLLGMLSRSAEVDVVVVGLVGERGREVREFVERDLGPEGRARSVVVVATSDEPPLIRIRAAMAATAVAEHFRARGKRVLLLMDSLTRVAMAQREVGLAAGEPPTSKGYPPSVFAMMPRLLERAGNDAGEGSITAIYTVLAEGDDLTDPVVDTAKSILDGHVVLSRKLAGAGHFPAIDLLASVSRVMTEVASPRHLELATAARQLLSAHREAADLIEVGVYAQGTNPKVDRAIRVMPALEGFLRQAPDERTGLGESLTKLAGLLSTPGEPRHA
- the fliP gene encoding flagellar type III secretion system pore protein FliP (The bacterial flagellar biogenesis protein FliP forms a type III secretion system (T3SS)-type pore required for flagellar assembly.); protein product: MSLLAATAAEPGLQLIVGGSGSAPVKLFLLLTALSFATAVLVSITSFTRIVIVLSFLRQAMGTPQLPPNPVLIGLALAISFFVMAPTAERVYSEALGPYLEDRMEGPDAFERASAPVREFLLRQTRENDLRLFYDLSSTARPARGEEIPLSVAIPAFMVSELTTAFRMGLFLYVPLLLVDLLVAAILMSMGMMMVPPTLISLPLKVGIFLLADGWHLVVGSLARSFG
- a CDS encoding flagellar biosynthetic protein FliO, which codes for MPDPIFPIAALLAGLVPDAVIGDAAETLPSSGSLQGLLLPGGALLALAGVAILLTLRKKRLPGSLRIVESISIGPKRSLVIAQVGDDQLVLGCSEAGIALLATRPAPPEPPIPTKSRRGSVDFDELLDESASDQELRHRLANGLPGRVG
- a CDS encoding flagellar motor protein, with the translated sequence MDITSILGLVVAIGFILLGQILEGGHPSSIMQLTAAIIVFGGTLGAVMVAFPTRDFMRGVKMLRMAFVETRSDLAALVAQIGELAAVARREGVLALESRVASLEDPFLRKAVQYVVDGVDPSVARESLEAEIDSVYAEQVIGAKVYESAGGFAPTVGILGAVLGLIHVMENLSDPSKLGGGIAVAFVATVYGVGAANILFLPIANKLKRKVSLEKERKLLITEGILGIQEGLNPRVLEEKLRSYAGGLGAEAKQAA
- a CDS encoding flagellar hook assembly protein FlgD; this translates as MYASGIPISQPAAASADRADSSLGKDDFVKLLMAQLGNQDPTSPMDSQAFVAQLAQFANLEQLQGIGSRLDSLLIAQTSSNQTATASLVGRELVYRTDSVHLDGVSGANVMAELSAPASTVTVTVTDSTGKTVRTIRLGAAEKGSFTYGWDGLDDSGVPLPAGDYKVRIAAADEKGKSVSVEQRGRAIASGVSFANGYPELIVAGRRIKLSDVVEIHS